The Vicinamibacterales bacterium genome contains a region encoding:
- a CDS encoding MFS transporter, producing the protein MTPPPSRVRHGVTAFAVALAVITYVDRVAISVAAPFISTDLALSKTQMAWALAAFGWAYAVFEIPGGWLGDKIGPRRVLLRIVLWWSAFTAATSFAWNAASLIATRALFGAGEAGAFPNLTRVLTTWLPVRERERAQATVWLATRVSGAFTPLLVATLIGLLGWRRTFEILGLLGAIWAVFFYLWYRDAPSEHPGVNAAELALLPPPSETAIAHSGVPWRLIFSTPAVWLLSIQYMCLAYGWWFYINWLPTYLRESRGTTLRMGALLAGLPLLLGGLGCIVSAGVIPRLARSLGSVAAARRAVAITGFVGASACIFIFTGIEDPRRAMIVLGFAGFFNDFVMPAAWAGTMDIGGRYAGTVAGAMNMMGSIAGASSVLVVGYLLAWTGNWTITFYVSAAIYLIGAFCWLFLDSHTPLRQAPVHARQAA; encoded by the coding sequence ATGACCCCACCGCCGTCCCGGGTACGTCACGGCGTCACCGCGTTCGCCGTGGCGCTCGCCGTCATCACCTATGTGGATCGCGTCGCGATCTCGGTCGCCGCGCCGTTCATCAGCACCGATCTCGCGCTGTCGAAGACGCAGATGGCGTGGGCGCTCGCCGCCTTCGGGTGGGCCTACGCCGTCTTCGAGATTCCGGGCGGCTGGCTCGGCGACAAGATCGGCCCGCGCCGGGTGCTGCTGCGCATCGTCCTGTGGTGGTCCGCCTTCACGGCCGCCACGAGCTTCGCCTGGAACGCCGCATCGCTGATCGCCACCCGCGCGCTGTTCGGCGCCGGCGAGGCGGGGGCGTTCCCCAATCTCACCCGCGTGCTCACGACCTGGCTGCCGGTGCGCGAGCGCGAGCGCGCGCAGGCGACGGTCTGGCTGGCGACGCGGGTCAGCGGCGCGTTCACGCCGCTTCTCGTCGCCACGCTGATCGGGTTGCTCGGCTGGCGGCGCACGTTCGAGATCCTCGGCCTCCTCGGGGCGATCTGGGCGGTGTTCTTCTATCTCTGGTACCGCGACGCGCCGAGCGAGCACCCGGGCGTCAACGCGGCGGAGCTCGCGCTGTTGCCGCCGCCGTCAGAGACCGCCATCGCGCACAGCGGCGTGCCGTGGCGGCTGATCTTCTCGACGCCGGCGGTGTGGCTGCTGTCGATCCAGTACATGTGCCTGGCCTACGGCTGGTGGTTCTACATCAACTGGCTGCCGACCTACCTGCGGGAATCGCGCGGCACCACGCTCAGGATGGGCGCGCTGCTCGCCGGCTTGCCGCTGCTGCTCGGAGGCCTCGGCTGTATCGTCTCGGCGGGCGTGATCCCGAGGCTGGCGCGGTCGCTCGGCAGCGTCGCGGCGGCGCGCCGCGCCGTCGCCATCACCGGGTTCGTCGGCGCGTCCGCCTGCATCTTCATCTTCACCGGCATCGAGGATCCGCGGCGCGCGATGATCGTGCTCGGCTTCGCGGGGTTCTTCAACGACTTCGTGATGCCGGCGGCATGGGCCGGCACGATGGACATCGGCGGCCGCTACGCCGGCACCGTCGCCGGCGCGATGAACATGATGGGCAGCATCGCCGGCGCGTCGTCGGTGCTCGTGGTGGGGTATCTGCTGGCGTGGACCGGCAACTGGACGATCACGTTCTACGTCTCGGCGGCGATCTACCTGATCGGCGCTTTCTGCTGGCTGTTCCTCGACTCGCATACCCCGCTGCGGCAGGCGCCGGTGCACGCGCGCCAGGCGGCCTAG